Proteins encoded within one genomic window of Platichthys flesus chromosome 17, fPlaFle2.1, whole genome shotgun sequence:
- the LOC133972696 gene encoding C-type lectin domain family 6 member A-like, producing the protein MVSGSKQPAASNRRSGVTSERVALLVLSVLLAAAVTALGVTLYENTQTIKNFQKSLQNLQDEAKNLTGNLSGTEPWKVEQPTKPPSVRNKTCPSCEDGWEPHGGKCYFFSSVTLTWDQSRKQCKSMRGDLVVINSREEQRFLVSRVSEKKEKPYEMFWIGLTDSKKEGEWIWVDDTQLDTRFVIEKKLFVIDVSMKVFMDPVLCFPV; encoded by the exons ATGGTCAGTG GCTCCAAACAACCTGCAGCATCAAACAGGCGATCGGGAGTCACATCGGAGCGAGTGGCCCTGCTGGTCCTCAGTGTTCTCCTTGCAGCTGCCGTCACAGCTCTTGGTGTAACCC TTTATGAGAATACTCAAACCATAAAGAATTTCCAAAAGAGTCTCCAAAACCTTCAAGATGAGGCTAAAAATCTCACAG GAAACCTCAGTGGGACAGAACCGTGGAAAGTGGAGCAGCCAACTAAACCTCCTTCAGTAAGAA ATAAAACTTGTCCGAGCTGCGAGGACGGCTGGGAGCCACATGGAGGAAAGTGCTACTTCTTCTCCTCAGTTACTTTAACCTGGGATCAGAgtagaaaacaatgcaaatcAATGAGAGGAGACCTGGTTGtgataaacagcagagaggagcag AGATTCCTGGTGTCTAGAGTgagtgaaaaaaaggaaaaaccatATGAAATGTTCTGGATCGGACTGACAGACTCAAAGAAAGAGGGTGAATGGATTTGGGTGGATGACACACAACTGGATACAAGGTTTGTTATTGAGAAAAAACTTTTTGTGATCGACGTCAGTATGAAGGTTTTCATGGATCCGGTTCTGTGTTTCCCAGTTTGA
- the LOC133972697 gene encoding C-type lectin domain family 4 member E-like: protein MAEAEVLHNIKFTRARGTTDEATPSMDDPIYSNISYSETQRPASNRRSGVTSERVALLVLSVLLAAAVTALGVTLHENTQTKKLQEECEAKHLSEILSKTQAYKVGQPCQPPSVRDETCPRCEDGWEPHGGKCYFFSSVKLTWIESRRQCKSMRGDLVVINSREEQRILESRVMEKMDKAEFWIGLTDSEEESEWLWVDNTRLDRSLTFWREGEPNNWNVTNPDGEDCVTMWEKDGATDLKIWFDQPCKSPHEYICEKPQKA, encoded by the exons atggcTGAAGCTGAAGTTCTTCATAATATTAAGTTCACAAGAGCGAGGGGAACCACAGATG AAGCCACACCCTCTATGGATGATCCCATTTATTCCAACATCAGTTACTCAGAAACTCAGCGACCTG CATCAAACAGGCGATCGGGGGTCACATCGGAGCGAGTGGCCCTGCTGGTCCTCAGTGTTCTCCTGGCAGCTGCCGTCACAGCTCTTGGTGTAACCC TTCATGAAAATACTCAAACCAAGAAGCTTCAAGAGGAATGTGAGGCAAAACATCTCTCAG AAATACTCAGTAAGACACAGGCGTATAAAGTGGGGCAGCCATGTCAACCTCCTTCAGTAAGAG ATGAAACATGTCCGAGGTGCGAGGACGGCTGGGAGCCACATGGAGGAAAGTGCTACTTCTTCTCCTCAGTTAAGTTAACCTGGATTGAGAGTAGAAGACAATGCAAATCAATGAGAGGAGACCTGGTTGtgataaacagcagagaggagcag AGAATCTTGGAGTCTAGAGTGATGGAAAAAATGGACAAAGCTGAGTTCTGGATCGGACTGACAGActcagaggaagagagtgaatGGCTTTGGGTGGACAACACACGACTGGATCGAAG TTTGACGTTTTGGCGTGAGGGCGAGCCAAACAACTGGAATGTGACGAATCCTGATGGAGAGGACTGTGTGACGATGTGGGAGAAAGACGGAGCCACGGACCTGAAGATCTGGTTCGATCAACCCTGCAAATCACCTCATGAATATATTTGTGAGAAACCACAAAAAGCATGA